A genomic stretch from Clavelina lepadiformis chromosome 5, kaClaLepa1.1, whole genome shotgun sequence includes:
- the LOC143459551 gene encoding G-protein coupled receptor 84-like, which translates to MVEFDSVQLNCSHLWIKEDVEAFRWFGVVVGGICILFGTMGNVITIAAVKREPYMKTAFYTFLLSMCGIDLVAALFTAPFVLTGFVLMEWPIGGAKNFTVDLVGYFYFCSGYSSVVHLVVISIHRFIEICRIKRLQFFFRSPKNVLFVVVLCWTLAPLLLLPLLIGNYFVWNPSIFMCTFSLSPATHLLEYSVAMRVLFQVVPLVVMPPLYITMFHKVHLTSVRLQQYECMKYPLRKKKDEAELCSSTKASSVQLMASENISSQLRNLDSTVKHNALKALREKCHQRRLLIMCACICLSFAVLFLPSAVVHLLRHLHPCIDPRVVMASVNVTWLNPVINPIIYGILNTKIRKGYRKLITVITKLDGFKYFRQDKVTLLVHISAETMDKFVVATRLKRRLGAAQKT; encoded by the exons ATGGTAGAGTTTGATTCAGTTCAGTTAAACTGTTCTCACTTGTGGATTAAAGAAGATGTTGAAGCTTTTAGGTGGTTTGGGGTAGTCGTGGGCGGAATTTGCATTCTGTTTGGGACAATGGGAAATGTCATCACAATAGCTGCCGTAAAAAGAGAACCATATATGAAGACTGCATTTTATACTTTCTTGCTTAGTATGTGTGGCATCGATTTGGTAGCGGCTTTATTCACTGCCCCATTTGTTTTGACGGGATTTGTTCTAATGGAATGGCCTATTGGTGGAGCGAAGAACTTTACTGTGGATTTAGTTGGTTACTTTTACTTCTGCAGTGGGTACAGTTCCGTCGTCCATTTAGTTGTGATAAGCATTCACAGATTTATAGAG ATATGCCGAATCAAGaggttacaatttttttttcgatCACCAAAGAATGtattatttgttgttgtgtTGTGCTGGACCCTAGCACCTTTGCTGCTATTACCCCTATTGATTGGAAACTATTTCGTGTGGAATCCTTCAATTTTTATGTGCACGTTTTCGCTAAGTCCTGCAACACACCTCTTAGAATATTCCGTGGCAATGAGAGTTTTATTTCAG GTTGTACCCTTGGTGGTGATGCCACCATTGTACATAACGATGTTTCACAAAGTGCATCTAACTTCCGTCAGACTTCAACAATATGAATGCATGAAATATCCG ttaagaaaaaagaaagatGAAGCTGAGTTATGTTCATCCACAAAAGCGAGTTCTGTCCAGTTGATGGcttctgaaaatatttcttctcAATTAAG AAATTTAGATTCAACTGTGAAACACAATGCTTTGAAAGCTTTGCGAGAAAAATGTCATCAACGACGCTTGTTAATAATGTGCGCTTGTATTTGCTTGTCATTTGCT GTATTATTTCTACCAAGTGCAGTTGTTCATCTTTTGAGGCATTTACATCCCTGCATTGATCCCAGAGTTGTCATGGCTTCGGTCAATGTCACGTGGCTTAATCCTGTTATTAATCCAATTATTTACGGTATATTGAATACGAAAATTCGAAAAGGTTACAGAAAGCTAATAACAG TGATTACGAA ATTAGATGGATTTAAATACTTTAGGCAAGATAAGGTCACATTGTTAGTGCATATTTCAGCAG AAACAATGGATAAATTTGTTGTAGCTACACGCTTGAAAAGAAGATTGGGAGCAGCACAGAAGACCTGA